A single region of the Epinephelus moara isolate mb chromosome 14, YSFRI_EMoa_1.0, whole genome shotgun sequence genome encodes:
- the ptafr gene encoding platelet-activating factor receptor gives MLTSTTVAVTGTSGPNSSASNGTTFLDSEFRYILFPVVYGIIFILGLLANIYVLFVLRCLRQAKAMGEIRIYMTNLTIADLLFVLALPPWIGYYSRHGNWVYTDFMCRLTGSLFFINTYCSILFLGAISVNRYWAVTQPLDAASSDHRRRGIIISVVIWTLTVAMAIPSLASPGTNTDENDVTHCFEGYQNESDTQKRTVAATHFAIIGMFFVVFFLVVVCNLLIARALLSQSAPQSELKSATIISRKSTRTVSTSTKKPRGMKRRALRMLLAVVGVFVLCFLPHHVIQGLWTLAVLQIGEGWGHVGWSQKTLQALNDAHQITLLLMGLNCILDPVVYYFATRKFRGFIMAHIKKMAKGDGCSQTVTSQLSMDSRNQSHRLQSEHPQPEED, from the coding sequence ATGTTGACCTCAACCACAGTTGCTGTAACAGGGACCTCTGGTCCGAACTCCTCGGCCAGTAATGGCACAACCTTCCTTGACTCTGAGTTCCGTTACATCCTCTTCCCCGTCGTCTATGGCATCATCTTCATCCTGGGCCTCCTCGCCAACATCTACGTGCTGTTCGTGCTGCGCTGCCTCCGCCAAGCCAAGGCCATGGGCGAAATCCGCATCTACATGACAAACTTGACCATCGCTGATCTGCTTTTTGTCCTCGCCCTCCCCCCTTGGATTGGCTATTACAGTCGGCATGGCAATTGGGTCTACACGGATTTCATGTGCCGGCTGACTGGCTCGTTGTTCTTCATCAACACCTACTGCTCCATCCTCTTCCTCGGGGCCATCAGCGTCAACAGGTACTGGGCGGTCACCCAGCCTTTGGATGCAGCTTCCTCAGACCACAGACGTCGTGGGATTATCATAAGCGTTGTCATCTGGACGTTGACTGTAGCGATGGCTATTCCATCTCTGGCATCTCCAGGGACCAACACCGACGAGAACGATGTCACTCACTGTTTCGAGGGGTACCAGAATGAATCCGATACCCAGAAGAGAACAGTAGCTGCCACTCATTTTGCAATTATCGGCATGTTTTTTGTCGTCTTCTTTCTGGTCGTGGTGTGTAATCTCCTCATTGCTCGAGCGCTACTCTCTCAAAGTGCTCCTCAGTCAGAGTTAAAGTCTGCAACGATCATATCCAGAAAGTCCACCAGGACCGTGTCCACCTCAACCAAAAAGCCAAGGGGGATGAAACGTAGAGCTCTGCGGATGCTGTTAGCAGTAGTGGGCGTGTTTGTGCTGTGCTTCCTGCCCCACCATGTAATTCAAGGCCTCTGGACATTGGCGGTGTTGCAGATCGGAGAGGGCTGGGGCCACGTCGGGTGGAGCCAGAAGACTCTTCAGGCGCTCAATGATGCACATCAGATCACTCTGCTTCTCATGGGCCTCAACTGCATTTTGGATCCTGTAGTTTATTATTTTGCCACAAGGAAGTTTCGAGGGTTCATCATGGCCCATATTAAAAAGATGGCAAAGGGCGATGGGTGCTCGCAGACAGTCACCTCGCAGCTCTCCATGGACAGCAGGAATCAGAGCCATAGACTCCAGAGCGAGCACCCGCAGCCCGAAGAGGACTGA